In the Podospora pseudocomata strain CBS 415.72m chromosome 5, whole genome shotgun sequence genome, one interval contains:
- a CDS encoding hypothetical protein (EggNog:ENOG503PHB8), with the protein MLPLLFFLLPSLTLSSPAVFPSDDSNNPSPSANNNNNHNNHNNPIDLTAPTPEYPLPWSLTHSSSPAEPDIWTDDPTLANPSPQYPLPFASTSNSTFASLASQARIRIGCTNNPVDASELENSLTCLSNWCSTGNTIPPRGGEFCNVGGSMMYICSYGGDNPCSANELVTAWGSIQRDCGPGRGGWWFSNDWKKTYGIDSAGANVCGNL; encoded by the exons ATGTTACCGCTTCTgttcttccttctcccctccctcaccctctcctcccccgctgTCTTCCCCTCGGATGACAGTAAcaacccttccccctcagccaataacaacaacaaccacaacaaccacaacaaccccatcgaTCTAacagccccaaccccagaataccccctcccctggAGCCTCactcactcctcctccccagcagaGCCAGACATCTGGACCGACGaccccaccctcgccaacccctcaccgcaataccccctccccttcgcctccacctccaacagcACCTTCGCATCCCTAGCCTCGCAAGCCAGAATCAGAATCGGCTGCACAAACAACCCCGTCGACGCGTCCGAGTTAGAGAACAGTCTCACTTGCTTGAGCAACTGGTGCAGCACCGGGAACACGATCCCGCCCCGTGGGGGGGAGTTTTGTAATGTGGGGGGGAGTATGATGTATATCTG TTCTTATGGAGGTGATAACCCTTGCAGTGCTAATGAGTTGGTTACTGCTTGGGGGAGCATACAGAGGGATTGTGGGCCGGGcaggggggggtggtggtttagTAATGATTGGAAGAAGACTTATGGGATCGATTCGGCGGGGGCGAATGTTTGTGGGAATTTGTAG
- the POL2 gene encoding DNA polymerase epsilon catalytic subunit (EggNog:ENOG503NV4K; COG:L; BUSCO:EOG092600W1) — MPNTSLRQPRGGYRRGGKQAYHGPKTKTFAASSSTRGEATSMDEKWERTALAHQIDENMGFARYDAGRKREGWLVNVQATSIDDPRIPGGGGRAALDCYFIEEDGQTFKATVDFEPYFLIACRKGHEGEVEEWCKRVPGGGVVKSIKKIEKEDLSMPNHLLGYRRTFLEIKFHNVQDLMAARRDIMPIAEKNKKGMDAMDTYAEVATTNGNFDLFDDDLRRDDQRHKTSFAEASDFIVDIREYDVPYHVRVMIDLDIRVGNWYFVEAKNGVTTVIRNEDRLAPADPVVMAYDIETCKAPLKFPDAAVDQIMMISYMIDGQGFLITNREVVSEDIADFDYTPRPEYPGPFMIFNEPDEKSVLERFFLHIKEARPTVIATYNGDFFDWPFVEARASINGIDLYHEIGWKRDSDDQFKCNYSVHMDCFHWVNRDSYLPQGSRGLKAVTVAKLGYDPDELDPELMTPYAQERPQTLAEYSVSDAVATYYLYMKYVHPFIFSLCTILPLGPDDTLRKGTGTLCEMLLMVQAYQKGIVLPNKHVQAKESFWEGHLLESETYVGGHVESIEAGVFRADIPVTFAVDTGAVDELLRDLDAALKFSITVEEKKSMDDITNYDEVKEQIVAKLMNLKETPNRLENPLIYHLDVASMYPNIMTTNRLQPDSMISESDCAACDFNRPGKTCDRRLPWAWRGEYLPAKRDEYNMIRHALESERFPGKRPNMPTRSFRELPADEQASLIRKRLQLYSQKVYHKIHDSTTIVREAIICQRENPFYIDTVRDFRDRRYDYKGKAKVWKGKTDALRSSGASASEVDHAKKMIVLFDSLQLAHKVILNSFYGYVMRKGSRWYSMEMAGVTCLTGATIIQLARSLVERLGRPLELDTDGIWCMLPATFPENFTFKLKNGKKMTISYPCVMLNHLVHDKFTNHQYQTLVDPKTFKYETHSDNSIFFEVDGPYKAMVLPTSKEEDKNLKKRYAVFNDDGSLAELKGFEVKRRGELKLIKIFQQQIFKFFLDGTTLAECYTAVAKVANRWLDVLDSKGTTLADEELMELISENRSMTKTLEEYGSQKSTSITTAKRLADFLGEAMVKDKGLNCKFIICARPKGAPVTERAVPVAIFSAEEETKRMYLKKWLKEEPADTDPRALLDWEYYRERLGSVIQKLITIPAALQKVRNPVPRIPHPDWLQRRINIKDDKMKQKKLTDLFGPTTKRPLNDITNQLGDLEDIGDLLKPKTVTSAIAASQKVLSSHKRKSPEPEEDPFAALPKKMPDPSEDYPAFLEYQKQKWKLQKQARARRRHLFGERRGNAQNSLQQTFRNQAEVTFRNTWQVLQLKATDMPGIVIAYILIDNKIHTVKINVQRQVFLNLKSKELPDIEIDGCQVEQVNHTLPNGHSSVHLFKLTVPEEIYFAEAEKFSLLFNHPSVEGVYEKQIPLNLRALLQLGNLCTIDTSQAGVLGKGLEQGFDLDGLKKPTKPRPYLEGARMSYVYLSHISAGDRQIFGLFSTTGDQAHVIIQQKSKDGGQDLPNISKLYSDLLARRISEEGEDSTWQERFQYQEKLSVKITQVTTRRKAFLEIGDIVKKMKKEESGPTMMVIQSSQRNLLVHDIPILGEFPVMPLKYDTADSSLPPLGWQTVVARRLVNHYLSLGSWITHLTALAKYGDVPLCNLERDDPRFLIDVAYARRLQANSVVLWWSPSPRPDHAGYEKDDVVGPLDQVQMPSVNTPGTYASVCIDIEVRNLGINTILTSSLINELEGADSISFNPAGDGGGGEESFQSENAFANAGVQVLREMVKSWWAEACKGSTMADIMVQHLIRWVESPASCLYDRALHYYVQMMSRKALLQLMADFRRVGSHVVYASANRLLLQTTKSEVGNAYAYSQYILKSIKAKPLFHFIDLEIKEYWDYLVWYDEFNYGGKACQEVLEKDEQDLQMIMHWQIATFLPVRLQPVFRDWVVEFIELMHGIKRPANGSDPTATPRMTQLPFRGDSTQQADDKVPTGANQIILGKNFEKPLKKEILGLIQAQKREMLHPELANDYSFPVLPGSYLPQLLPSSASTGPAHKKSASAKPTANPILELVKALMQVLSLDKNITLEARLLRKELLALFNVREFSKEGQFLNPSESLKITQLSCENCTMTRELDLCRDEDLMPLPDEEPQAKRWACQYCEAEYDRNAIEERLVGEVEGIVVEWTCQDLKCGKCGAARVNEFMEHCTCSGEWRESVKREEVMRRLRVYKRVAGFYGLRMLQDVVGEIWEGL, encoded by the exons ATGCCGAATACCTCCCTCCGCCAGCCCCGGGGCGGCTACCGACGAGGCGGCAAACAAGCGTACCATGGGCCCAAGACAAAAACCTTTGCGGCTTCGTCCAGCACCCGTGGCGAGGCTACCTCGATGGATGAGAAGTGGGAGAGAACCGCACTGGCACACCAGATCGACGAGAATATGGGTTTTGCGCGCTATGACGCCGGACGGAAGCGCGAGGGCTGGTTGGTCAATGTACAAGCTACCTCTATCGACGACCCACGGATTCCCGGAGGTGGCGGCAGGGCAGCGCTTGACTGTTACTtcatcgaggaggacggaCAGACATTCAAGGCGACGGTGGACTTTGAGCCATACTTTTTGATAGCTTGCCGAAAGGGTcatgaaggggaggtggaggagtggtgCAAGAGGGTACCTGGGGGTGGAGTGGTCAAGTCGATTAAgaagattgagaaggaggatttgAGCATGCCGAATCACTTGCTGGGATACAGGAGGACGTTTCTCGAGATCAAGTTTCACAATGTGCAAGACTTGATGGCGGCAAGGAGGGATATTATGCCGATAGCGGAAAAGAATaagaaggggatggatgcTATGGACACATATGCTGAGGTTGCTAC AACAAACGGCAACTTTGATCTTTTTGATGACGACTTACGAAGAGACGACCAACGACACAAGACATCATTTGCTGAGGCGAGCGATTTTATTGTTGATATCAGGGAATATGATGTTCCATACCACGTTAGAGTAATGATAGACTTGG ACATTCGGGTGGGTAATTGGTATTTTGTAGAGGCCAAAAACGGTGTGACGACGGTTATTCGAAATGAGGACCGCCTCGCCCCAGCAGATCCGGTCGTCATGGCCTACGATATCGAGACGTGCAAGGCGCCATTAAAGTTTCCCGATGCCGCGGTGGATCAGATCATGATGATATCCTACATGATCGACGGGCAAGGTTTCTTGATCACGAACCGAGAGGTTGTCTCCGAAGACATTGCGGATTTCGATTACACACCGAGACCAGAATACCCCGGGCCGTTTATGATCTTCAACGAGCCGGACGAGAAGTCAGTACTAGAACGGTTCTTTCTCCACATCAAGGAAGCTCGACCCACCGTTATCGCCACTTACAACGGTGATTTCTTCGATTGGCCCTTCGTGGAAGCCCGTGCTAGCATCAACGGGATTGACCTGTACCACGAAATTGGTTGGAAAAGGGACAGCGATGATCAGTTCAAGTGCAATTACAGCGTGCACATGGACTGCTTTCACTGGGTCAACCGTGACAGTTACCTGCCACAAGGTAGCAGAGGCTTGAAGGCTGTCACGGTGGCCAAGCTTGGATACGACCCAGACGAACTCGATCCCGAACTCATGACACCCTACGCCCAAGAAAGACCACAAACCCTAGCTGAGTACTCAGTCTCCGATGCCGTCGCCACCTACTATCTGTACATGAAATACGTCCACCCCTTcattttctctctctgtaCCATTCTACCGCTTGGCCCAGACGACACGCTCAGAAAGGGTACAGGAACCCTGTGcgagatgttgttgatggtgcagGCCTACCAAAAGGGTATCGTGCTTCCAAACAAGCACGTCCAGGCCAAGGAGTCATTTTGGGAAGGACACTTGCTGGAATCAGAGACGTATGTTGGTGGACACGTCGAAAGTATCGAGGCTGGCGTGTTCAGGGCAGACATCCCCGTCACCTTTGCCGTTGACACAGGGGCAGTGGATGAGTTGTTGAGGGATCTGGATGCTGCCTTGAAGTTTAGTATCACGGTCGAAGAAAAGAAGTCCATGGACGATATCACCAACTACGACGAGGTGAAGGAGCAAATCGTTGCCAAGCTCATGAACCTCAAGGAGACGCCAAATCGCCTCGAGAACCCCCTGATCTACCATCTCGACGTCGCCTCCATGTATCCCAACATCATGACGACCAATCGGCTGCAGCCGGATTCCATGATCTCAGAGTCAGACTGCGCAGCCTGTGACTTCAACCGGCCTGGCAAAACATGCGACAGAAGGTTACCATGGGCGTGGAGAGGAGAGTATCTACCAGCGAAGCGCGACGAGTACAACATGATTCGGCATGCGTTGGAGAGCGAACGGTTTCCAGGGAAAAGGCCTAACATGCCGACAAGATCGTTTCGGGAACTACCCGCTGATGAACAGGCAAGTCTGATCAGAAAAAGACTGCAGCTCTACTCGCAAAAGGTCTACCACAAGATCCACGACTCCACCACGATTGTCCGAGAAGCCATCATCTGCCAACGAGAGAACCCCTTCTACATCGACACGGTGCGCGATTTCCGTGATCGTCGTTACGACTACAAGGGAAAGGCTAAGGTGTGGAAAGGCAAGACGGATGCCCTCAGGAGCTCAGGGGCATCAGCGTCCGAGGTTGACcacgccaagaagatgatcGTTCTGTTTGACTCGTTGCAGTTGGCGCACAAGGTCATTCTCAACTCCTTCTACGGATACGTCATGAGAAAGGGTTCCCGTTGGTACTCAATGGAAATGGCCGGCGTTACCTGTCTGACGGGCGCTACCATTATTCAGCTTGCCAGATCTCTGGTCGAGCGCCTCGGTCGCCCACTGGAGCTTGACACGGATGGTATCTGGTGTATGTTGCCGGCTACGTTCCCAGAGAACTTCACCTTCAAGCTCAAGAACGGCAAGAAAATGACCATTTCGTATCCCTGTGTCATGTTGAACCACCTGGTCCACGACAAgttcaccaaccaccagtATCAGACTCTTGTTGACCCGAAGACGTTCAAGTACGAGACCCACAGCGAcaactccatcttcttcgaaGTCGATGGTCCGTACAAGGCCATGGTTCTTCCAACATCGAAGGAAGAGGACAAGAACTTGAAGAAGCGTTATGCCGTGTTCAACGACGATGGCAGTCTTGCTGAGCTGAAGGGTTTCGAGGTCAAGCGAAGAGGTGAGCTGAAGCTCATCAAAATCTTCCAGCAGCAAATCTTCAAGTTCTTCCTGGACGGCACCACTCTGGCCGAGTGCTACACCGCTGTAGCCAAGGTTGCCAACAGATGGCTCGACGTCCTCGACAGTAAAGGAACAACACTtgccgacgaggagctgATGGAGCTCATTTCCGAGAACCGCAGCATGACCAAGACTCTGGAGGAATACGGCTCACAAAAGTCCACATCCATCACGACGGCCAAACGCTTGGCTGACTTCTTGGGTGAGGCGATGGTCAAAGACAAGGGCTTGAACTGCAAGTTCATCATCTGTGCCAGGCCCAAGGGGGCGCCTGTCACTGAACGTGCCGTGCCAGTTGCCATCTTCTCtgccgaggaagagaccAAGCGGATGTATCTGAAGAAGTGGCTCAAGGAAGAGCCAGCCGATACGGATCCTCGTGCCTTGCTTGACTGGGAGTACTACCGTGAGCGTCTTGGCTCTGTCATTCAGAAGCTCATCACCATTCCGGCAGCACTGCAAAAGGTCCGCAACCCAGTACCGCGCATTCCCCATCCGGACTGGCTGCAGCGCCgcatcaacatcaaggacgacaagatgaagcagaagaagctTACCGATCTCTTTGgacccaccaccaagcgcCCTTTGAACGATATCACCAACCAGCTGGGAGATCTGGAGGATATTGGTGATCTGCTCAAACCCAAGACAGTTACCTCGGCTATTGCTGCCTCCCAGAAAGTGCTGTCATCTCACAAGCGCAAGTCCCCTGAGCCAGAAGAGGATCCCTTTGCAGCCCTTCCCAAGAAGATGCCCGATCCAAGCGAGGACTACCCCGCGTTCTTGGAATACCAGAAACAGAAGTGGAAGCTTCAAAAGCAGGCCAGGGCACGGAGACGCCATCTGTTCGGTGAAAGGCGTGGGAATGCACAGAACAGTCTCCAGCAGACCTTCCGCAACCAGGCCGAGGTGACCTTCAGGAATACTTGGCAGGTTCTCCAGCTAAAGGCAACGGACATGCCAGGGATTGTTATCGCTTATATACTCATCGACAACAAGATCCACACGGTCAAAATCAATGTCCAACGTCAGGTCTTCTTGAACTTGAAGAGCAAAGAGCTGCCGGATATCGAGATTGACGGATGTCAGGTGGAACAGGTCAACCATACACTTCCCAATGGCCATTCTTCGGTGCACCTCTTTAAGCTCACTGTGCCAGAAGAGATCTACTTtgccgaggcggagaagTTTTCACTGCTGTTTAACCACCCAAGTGTGGAAGGCGTGTATGAGAAGCAGATCCCACTCAACCTTCGGGCACTTCTCCAGTTGGGTAATCTCTGCACCATTGATACCAGCCAAGCTGGTGTCCTTGGCAAGGGTCTCGAGCAAGGGTTTGACCTTGATGGtctcaagaaaccaaccaagcCAAGACCGTATCTGGAGGGCGCCCGTATGTCTTATGTGTATCTGTCACACATCAGCGCCGGTGACCGGCAGATCTTCGGCTTGTTCTCGACAACCGGTGATCAAGCACATGTCATTATCCAGCAGAAGAGCAAGGACGGCGGTCAGGATTTGCCAAACATTTCCAAGCTTTACTCAGATTTGCTTGCTCGGCGGATCAGCGAAGAGGGTGAAGACTCTACCTGGCAAGAACGCTTCCAATACCAAGAGAAGCTGAGCGTCAAGATCACTCAGGTCACTACGCGCCGCAAAGCTTTCCTCGAGATTGGCGACATtgtcaagaagatgaagaaggaggaatCCGGTCCGACGATGATGGTTATCCAATCCTCGCAACGCAACCTGCTGGTGCACGATATTCCCATCTTGGGCGAGTTTCCTGTCATGCCACTCAAGTACGACACGGCCGATAGCTCGCTGCCGCCTCTTGGGTGGCAAACTGTGGTGGCACGCCGTCTGGTGAACCACTACCTTAGCCTTGGTTCGTGGATCACGCACTTGACTGCCCTGGCCAAGTACGGCGATGTGCCACTGTGCAACTTGGAGCGGGACGATCCCCGCTTCTTGATCGACGTTGCCTATGCCCGCCGACTGCAAGCCAACAGTGTTGTTTTATGGTGGTCGCCTAGTCCGCGGCCTGACCATGCTGGGTATGAGAAGGATGACGTGGTTGGTCCGCTTGATCAGGTGCAGATGCCTTCGGTTAATACCCCTGGCACCTATGCTTCAGTTTGCATTGATATAGAGGTTCGCAATCTTGGTATCAATACCATCTTGACGTCATCTCTTATCAACGAGCTTGAGGGCGCGGACAGTATCTCCTTCAACcctgctggtgatggcgggggtggggaagagTCGTTTCAGTCTGAGAATGCATTTGCGAACGCTGGTGTCCAAGTCCTTCGGGAAATGGTCAAGTCATGGTGGGCTGAGGCCTGCAAAGGGTCGACAATGGCCGATATTATGGTGCAGCATCTCATCCGCTGGGTTGAGTCCCCGGCATCTTGTCTCTATGACAGAGCTCTGCACTACTATGTCCAGATGATGAGCCGGAaagctcttctccagctcatgGCTGACTTCCGCCGCGTGGGGTCGCACGTTGTGTACGCCAGTGCCAACCGCCTCTTGTTGCAAACCACCAAATCtgaggttggcaatgcgtACGCCTACTCGCAGTACATCCTCAAGAGCATCAAAGCCAAGCCCCTGTTCCACTTCATCGATCTTGAAATCAAGGAATACTGGGACTATCTGGTCTGGTACGACGAGTTCAACTACGGCGGTAAAGCCTGCCAGGAAGTTCTCGAAAAAGATGAGCAAGATCTCCAGATGATCATGCACTGGCAAATCGCGACGTTCCTCCCAGTCCGACTGCAGCCAGTCTTCCGAGATTGGGTAGTCGAGTTCATCGAGCTCATGCACGGCATCAAACGGCCCGCTAATGGATCAgatcccaccgccaccccaaGAATGACCCAGCTCCCCTTCCGTGGTGACAGCACTCAACAAGCCGATGACAAGGTCCCCACAGGCGCTAACCAGATCATCCTGGGGAAGAATTTTGAGAAGCCGCTCAAGAAGGAAATTCTAGGGTTGATTCAGGCGCAAAAGAGGGAGATGCTTCACCCAGAGTTGGCCAATGACTACAGCTTTCCTGTTTTGCCTGGGTCTTACCTCCCTCAGCTGCTTCCTTCTTCTGCGTCTACAGGGCCGGCGCATAAGAAGAGCGCGTCAGCAAAGCCAACGGCGAACCCAATCCTGGAACTGGTCAAGGCGCTCATGCAAGTGCTCTCTCTTGACAAGAACATCACTCTTGAGGCGAGATTGCTGAGGAAGGAGTTGTTGGCGCTTTTTAACGTGAGGGAGTTCTCCAAGGAGGGGCAGTTTCTGAATCCCTCGGAGTCGTTGAAGATAACCCAGTTGAGCTGTGAAAACTGTACCATGACGCGAGAGTTGGATTTGTGCAGGGATGAGGATTTGATGCCTTTGCCCGACGAGGAGCCACAGGCAAAGAGGTGGGCTTGTCAGTATTGCGAGGCGGAGTATGATAGAAATGCGATTGAGGAGAGGCTGGTgggcgaggtggaggggataGTGGTCGAGTGGACCTGTCAGGATTTGAAGTGTGGGAAGTGTGGAgcggcgagggtgaatgAGTTTATGGAACATTGTACTTGCTCTGGTGAGTGGAGGGAGAgtgtgaagagggaggaagtcatgaggaggttgagggtttATAAGAGGGTGGCGGGTTTTTAtgggttgaggatgttgcaggatgtggttggggagatttgggaggggttgtga
- a CDS encoding hypothetical protein (COG:U; EggNog:ENOG503P4EY): MQDLEFCITSRSSRPRQSKQPASSNPALPLHRTQPLPPKMATPPNDSSDNPQSDLPWLQKPPTLTPSSPSQKKNPQEEDLSLTAALSTITPSSFLTVHQTPCARTGLLTGIGLGSAVGILRSILGLPIPRAANWAVGTGALTAILQYEYCQAKRRQEKAKVARVVEVYGQKQAEMRAKEEEDRRRKAEEERRLLEEQKGKSWWKVW; this comes from the exons ATGCAAGACTTGGAGTTCTGCATCACAAGCCGAAGCTCAAGACCAAGGCAAAGTAAACAACCGGCCAGCTCAAACCCAG CACTACCCCTCCACCGAActcaacctctcccacccaAGATGGCCACCCCACCAAACGACTCCTCCGACAACCCCCAATCCGACCTCCCGTGGCTCCAAAAACCGCCAACACTCACGCCCTCATCACCgtcccaaaaaaaaaatccccaagaagaagacctctCCCTCACAGCAGCCCTatcaaccatcaccccctcctccttcctcaccgtCCACCAAACCCCTTGCGCCCGCACCGGCCTCCTAACAGGCATAGGCCTCGGCTCCGCAGTCGGCATCCTCCGCTCGATCCTCGGTCTCCCTATCCCCCGCGCCGCCAACTGGGCCGTCGGCACAGGCGCCCTGaccgccatcctccagtACGAGTACTGCCAGGCTAAGCGAAGGCAGGAGAAGGCCAAAGTGGCCAGAGTGGTAGAGGTATACGGGCAAAAACAGGCTGAGATGAgagcgaaggaggaggaggataggaggaggaaggcggaaGAGGAAAGGAGGTTACTGGAGGAGCAAAAGGGGAAGAGTTGGTGGAAGGTTTGGTAG